DNA from Rutidosis leptorrhynchoides isolate AG116_Rl617_1_P2 unplaced genomic scaffold, CSIRO_AGI_Rlap_v1 contig203, whole genome shotgun sequence:
ATAGCGGATTTCTATTaggaataataatttaataaaaaaattagaaaaaaatatatattataatttgagtaggaataattttattaataatatgctCGTTTGAATAGAAAAAAGAAGACGTGTCCGTTTTATTTAGGAATAGAAAAAAAGAATGTAATGCATTTTGATTAGAAAAAATTATTTAATAAGAAAATTAGAAGAAAAaaatatagtgtattataattttaggaataattttttaaataatagataggAAAGTAATTaggaacaaaattattatattaggaaaaataattggtagaattttattaagaatcattttgtttttattgtgttttgatttcctaattagaataaaaaaaaaatattattgacttAAAATTGTAACTTGAAACCAATTTAAACTCAAAATTCTAACATACATGTGTCAAATTAATATTCATCAATAAAACGTCATGTGCCAGAttttgatttgacaataaaatttacaATTGAAACAGATTTAAAATTGGAAAAATCTCGCTATTGTATATAAAATGATGATACTAATATGTCATAAATGAACATATCTTTTTAAATTATCATATATTTTATGACAGAAATAGTAATACATCATAAAACATCTAAAATATTTTGTAAGAATGTGATAGGCTTAATTAAAAACTTTTTCTTTTTTGATAATGGCTTAATTAAAAGCTTAGCGGCCAATTTTATTTCCTACAAATTCTTGTATACACATCGTTTAGCCATTCAATCGTACATGTTAAGACAAAAAAAGGAAAGAACAATCAAGGTAATCAAAAGTCTACACAAGCAAAGCCCACAAATATTAAACCTAAAAGCTGCAAATTAAGTTACAACTGTAAGTATTTTGAAAGTCAGAGAGAAAAAGGACCTAGTCAGTCAGTCAGTTCGTCCTCCATTGATTTCTCATTTTTCTTATAAATAAACAAATAGAATTCCACACACACTCAAATCTCAATCAACCACAGACACACACTCACAGAAACAGGTTTTTATTGGTCTGCTTCCAAAAAAATCTCTCCTTTTTTTCCCCGTGCAAAAATCTGTGCTTAGAAAAACGGAAATGGCTGCTACGATTAATCATATTGGGTCGACCTTAAAATCCGATACTGCCAAGCTTACCTCGGATTTCACCTCCTCGGCGGCGACGAAACGATGTAGTTTGGTGCCTAAGAGGAGAAACGGCTCTTCCGTCGTCGTTGTTAGATCGATGAGGATCAGTCCCGGCGAGCGAAGTCAAAATAAAGGTGGTCGTCGTCGTGATGTCTTCCAAAATGGTTCCTTTAATGCCACCGTAAGCCTTTCTCTCTATCTTTTATCAAAACTTCATCTTTTTTTGTTCGTCTTGAATTTACATGTGTATGGATTTGTTCATTGCTTCGCTTGTTAATGGCTTGTTTGTGCAATTTCAGCTAATCTAAGGTTCATTTATTACATTTCTCTTCTATTTCATCCGATCTATTGTTTAGCATTACATGTTATTTCAAAGATTTATTTTGGAATATGCTTACCGATTCGGAATCAGAGACCAAATGCTCAAGTTCGGAATTGGAAAATGAACATGTTGCTTAACTTGGAATAGGCCATTTATTATAAGAACAGAATTGAGCGTGTGAGAGAGATACAATCGGTCAATGTTGCACTATTTGCCGGTAATTCTATTCTATAATTATATGGAGATGTTCTTTCCTGATTTGTAAACTCTTTATGTGGCAGGACTCAAATACTTCCATTCAGCTTGAAGATGTTAATTACCAGTCGGAACAGGCAAAGATAAAGCCAAACACTGAAAGGAAGACGAAGATAGTGTGTACGATTGGTCCTTCCACAAGCACCCGCGAGATGATTTGGAAACTTGCCGAGGAGGGAATGGACGTGGCACGTCTGAATATGTCCCATGGAGACCATGCTTCTCACAAGAAGACGATTGACCTGGTCAAAGAATATAATGCTCAGTTTGACGACAAGGTCATAGCTGTAATGTTGGACACCAAGGTATGCTTGCTGGTTTTAAGTCTGATTACTTCAGAACAATGATAATATACTTTTACATGGTTCTTAGTTATGATTTGGTTACACCGACAGGGTCCTGAAGTTAGAAGTGGAGATGTACCTCAACCAATAATGCTGAAAGAGGGACAAGAGTTTAATTTCACTATCAATAGAGGAGTCAGCACAGAAGATACTGTTAGTGTAAATTATGACGATTTTGTGAATGATGTGGCGGATGGAGATATTCTTCTTGTAGATGGTATATTGACATTCCTTTTGTTGTTGCTTTATTGGGTTGTCCCTATTTACTTCAACAACCTTTATAATTATCTGAGCCTAGTAACCTGCCATTTGAATCATTTTCTATACAAAGCTCTATCCAAAACCATATCCTCAGCATATTCCTTGCTGAGTAaacacattattattactatacaaGCGATTTTTCATACTTTACCAAATTTAGAAGTTGTTTTATGTCTGTGTTAGGTGGAATGATGTCATTAGCTGTAAAGTCAAAGACAAAAGATACAGTTAATTGTGAAGTAGTTGATGGAGGTGAACTAAAATCAAGACGTCATCTAAATGTGCGAGGAAAGAGTGCAACTCTCCCTTCAATAACAGGTTATAATTGAATATTTTCAGTTCTGTGCTGCTACTTTCTATGTCTTGTCATGTTTACTAGCGATCACTCCTAAAAGTTTCTGCCATGTACCATTTCTGCAGACAAAGACTGGGAAGATATCAAATTTGGGGTGGACAACCAAGTTGATTTCTATGCTGTATCTTTTGTTAAGGATGctaaagtggtacatgagttgaaAGATTATCTCAAAAGTATAGTTCATTAGCCTTTCAGTTTGTTACGGAAATCAAAGCATATTTTGGTCTCTTCAGCTTTCCCATACGTACATCTAACTGAACTATTGCCAATATCTTCTTTAGGCTGTAATTCAGATATTCATGTCACTGTGAAAATTGAAAGTGCCGACTCCATTCCTAATCTTCAGTCAATTATTGCTGCATGTGATGGGGTTAGTTCCATATTAATTCTACACATGTTCCTATCCTCTTCCTTCTTTTAGGTTTATTAGAATTTTGTTGTGAAAAGTTAAAGGACTTATTAGCTGTGTGTATCTTTGACATTGTAGGCTATGGTGGCTCGTGGAGACCTTGGAGCTGAACTTCCAATCGAGGATGTCCCCCTGTTGCAGGTAAAATACCTGAAATTATTGTATTGTGTTTTGGCATAAGCAATGAAATCAGTAAATCAATTTGAAAATCGTATTGAACAATACGCAAAAGAATCTGAAAGTATCCGAGGAAGACTGTAGTGATTTTTAATGGGCCACGTAATTTCTTTCTGCACTCATGTCATGTGTGCTTTTGCCTAGTTGATTTCCAAGTCACCTTTTTCACAATCATCGTATAATCAACTTATTATAACAGGAAGAAATAATCAGAACATGCCGGCGGATGAAGAAGCCGGTGATTGTAGCGACAAACATGCTGGAAAGCATGATCAATCATCCAACACCAACAAGAGCAGAAGTCTCTGACATCGCTATCGCTGTGCGAGAAGGTGCTGATGCTGTCATGCTTTCTGGAGAAACTGCTCACGGAAAGTAAGACAAATGATTTGTATTTATAACGACACTGAAATATCTTACATTTTCGATGATATTCTGATTACTTTTGCAACTATTTTGATTGAAGGTATCCATTAAAGGCTGTTAGAGTTATGCATAGTGTTGCATTGAGAACAGAAGCAAGCCTACCAGTCAGTAGTACCCTCCCACTTGATATTGATGAATACAAGGTATTTCCATGGGGAATTTGAATTCGAGTCAACATTGATTTAACCAGTCAGGATCTCATCTCTTTCTGTGTTACTTAACAGAGTGACATGGGTGAAATGTTTGCTTACCATGCTACAACCATGGCTAACACTCTCAACACACCCATTATTGTCTTCACAAGAACAGGATCCATGGCTATACAGTTGAGCCACTATCGGCCATCCTCCACAATTTTTGCATTCACAAATGAGTAAGTCTTATATTCGTTTGAATATTATGGTTTTTTCTGAATTCTTTATATTGGGAGTATAGTTGTAGCTATCGGCCGTATCATTCGATGTGTATCACTATACGAACTATACAAAGAGAAAATGATAAGTATCCGTCAATGTAGCGTTGGTGTATCGGTTTGTATCACGATTTGTATCCCAATACAGCTGAAATCTACAACTATGATTGGGAGTTATATGATTTATTTTTTTATCCTATCATGACATCACAGAGAGAGAATAAAGCAGAGACTGGCACTTTACCAAGGCGTCTCTCCGATATATATGCCATTTTCTGATGATGCAGAGGAGACCTTCTCCCGAGCACTGAAGCTCTTACTGGTTAGTCATTTCTTCTCTGCATTTTTCATTTTATATGTGAGTTTGATTTTAAAATTATATGGCCATCTCTTATTTTTTTTCCAGGAAAAGAATCAAGTGAAGGAAGGAGAGTTTGTAACCATTGTACAGAGCGGAGCACAGCCAATATGGCGCCAAGAATCCACTCATCACATTCAAGTTCGTAAGGTTCAAGGCTGATATTTTCTACTACATGTGATGTGAAGGCAGACGCTATCTTATTTGGAAATATTTTAGAGAGAGTAGCATCATTTTAGTAACATAAGTATCCTGTTATTCAAATTTGTTGTTCCTTATGTAAACTCTGAAAATTACAGTTTAAACTCTATaaattataaatttattaatttagagagttattaatttatcgataaattaatagttattaatttaaagagtttttaacCGATTCAACGTAATTCATTTCCGTATAAACTAAGTAATTATATTGTACATACCAAACAAAAAGCAAATTAGTCTATGCCTCTTAAAATTACGTTGTAGCGAATCTTGGAACTCAATAGTTGTACTGTGTTTTTATTTGGTGGCAATGACTTCAAATATACTTGAACTTTAAAGGAAAACAGACAACTATTAAATCATATTTCAATAGAGTGTAAtatcttttttttaatttttatgaaTTATGAATTTATGATTTATTTAGGACAAAAAATTATAAAGGATTCTTccaaaaaattattatcttattattttatcgaattTTTCAATTTTTTACATTGGTCCAAATCAAAACTGGACAAATTTATTATTTTAGAGAGTTTATTAATTTACCGGATATTAATTTAAAGAGTTTCTACTGTACTTTAATTGTCTGTTGAGAAAATTTTAAACTTCTACAAGTTATAAGAATGATGTTCAGCTATAATCTCAATGCTGGTGCCTGGTAGCATACCAACTTTACAAGTAATAATAATGGCATTTCTTTTATCCAAAACAATGTGGTTTAGTTTTTATGACATCTAATGATTGGATCTTGTCGGTTCGATTCGATTTAGTATAGAGTTTAGGTTCATTTTGATTTTTATTTCGAAACGACTGGACCATCAAGTGGCAAATTTATTTGATGTGGAGATGAATCGAAATGCATGTTGGGTTTTTAATTGGCATATAAGCTACACGTAAGCCGAAAAAAGAACTTGTACAGGCAATTTTGGACGAATTTTTTTCAGCATCAGAAGCTACAAAGCGATTTTTTAAATACAGGGAGTTCCGCACAACCTTCAGTTGGACACAAACCTTATGAGGGTATTATCCTTGATAGTCGGGGATAATTTCATTTTTGATACCTCAAAATTAATTTAGCTTACAAATCACTACCTCGTAAAGTTTCTTTAGCAAACTGGTACAATTCCAATAAATCCTGCGTGGAGGCCGAGTTTTTAAGTCCTTATTTTTGCGTTATTGCTTCGTATCATCGTATGTTTGCTACTACTAAGGCTTCAAGTCCAACCAAGGATATCCTTCTGCGAGTATGACATTCAACTGATTCTAGCTAAAATGGCGTGTTCTTCTTGTTTCTGAGTCTTTTATTTTCAATTTGTTAGTGTAGATAAATAAAAAGCTAAGCTATTTTTCTTCAAATGGCTTCTGAGATTTCTAAAACTTAAACTCAAAATGTTTATATGTTTTCTTAAAATCACAAAGCCTTCAAGCATGCCTTTTACTGTTTTCTTTACAAATtcttattgttttcttgacaggaTTTTCAACATGTCTAGACGATTTGATAGACTAAAGCGTGGACTATTCAAGTTCTACAGAAGTGCTTTAGAAGAAATTGTGTTTCCAAATCTCTACAACAAGTGGAAAGCCCATCATGGAAAAAAAGATTTGGAGGTGCATGAAGAACATCAAAGATACATCGATGCGCGGTAGCCTTCCTCAAGTTCAACAAGTTTATGTTCGAGAAAAATTCGACAATGTTCTCGGGGAAAATGCATCTGACGAGGAGTTATAGTGTTTAGGGTTTCGGGGCATCCTCTGCCATTCCCATACTCGAACGTAATCTTCCACAATCAGTAGACTGCGGAAAGTCTGCGATTAAACCCGGAGGCCCAAGAGATACATCCAGCATCCCATGGACGGAAATAGAAAATAGTACCGACCCAATTTCTCAAGGACAATTTAAATTTGGTTTGTTGAAGTATACACGATATTCAATTATAGATTTCAAGGGGAAATACAAACCACCTGCTAGACAACATTTTATTAGCTAATTGTGAATCATTCTAGCTAAATGTGGGGCTCAACACGCCCCTGCAAATCGAGAACCATGATACCATGGTGATGTTTTGAAATAATTTTGATAAGATCTCATGAGACTAACTCAACCCCAAAAGCTAGTTCAAGGAGCACATGGTCTTACATATGATTGATTGAAGTGCATCGATCATTCCCGATGTTGGACTCAATAATGCTTTCATCGTTCAACactcctttttttttatatatatatatagaaatgtgtttgttaaaataattataCACAAGAGACAATTCAAAAGTATCACACCACATCTCATCTCCGGGCGAGTGCTTTTAATATGTTGATTTATTTATATGTGCGATCATGCCATATCCATCTATCTTAACCTTTGAACACTTGAAGAGTCTCGATGGATTGCAGATGTTTGTTTCACCCTTGAAGGGATAATCTCGTTTCGGCAATATTCATGTCCTTATGCATCACTTTAATCGGGTCTCGTCTGGTAGAACCGTCTTGGTTGAAGTCGCAATCCATCTTTGTTGTCGACTCAGCCAGATATCCTCTCCAATTTGAATCTTATATGTCGTCTCTATAGGTTCACACCCAAAATGCACGTACCAATAAAATTCATACATAATAAAACACAATTTGCATTTATAACTTTGGGTTTTAGTAACTCAAACCAAAATAATAAAAAAGATACTTAGGTCATTAAGAAATTCCTATGATCACTTCCCAAACAAAACATCCAAAGGTGCACATCGTGCGTCTTAGAGTTTGTATTTGGAATGTAGGCAGCTTCTGTAGAAGTTCTTTAATTTGTGTTTGTATGAACAAGTTTATATGCCATGTTTCATGATGCCTCTCATCTTCCGGTCAGGAATCATATGTAGTTGTTGATCTAATGCTCACACAGTTACATGTTTCTCAACTCCATCGATGTATGCTGTTTGATCTTCCTTAACATCCAGCTGAAATCCATTCTGAgcacgggacatttcaatttctaATAAAATAGGGCCCAATTCAGCTATGATTGATATTAATAGTTCTGATGCTAATGAAGATCATGGCCGTGAAAACAGTCGATACACTTAAAAAAAGTCAAAACGTCATCTATTCCAATCAATTTGGAGATAGAGTTAGTATTATATGTATGATAAATGTATCGTTTAAGACAAAAGGATTGAGGGTAATGTAATCCAGGAGCCGATAATGAAAGGAAGGGTACTGAAAACGTACCGACATATTCTGCAAATTGGTCTCTCTTACAATTAAATGTTTGTGTTTTGTTTCTGATTCTGTGTATGTATTTGACAGAAAGTTCAGCAATTCACATGTGTAAATGTGCTTTCCAGCACTTCCTTTTTGATCAGATAGTAATTACTTACAAGTAAACTCTGAAAATTATAGTTGTCTGTTGACAAAAATTTAAACTTCTACGAGTGATAAGAATGATGTTCAGTTTGTGATTGGTAAGCTTCATTAATTCAAGCTAAATGTGGAAGAAAAAGAAACTCCTTCAATTTATTTAACAAATTTCATCTCTCTCAAAAAAACCAATAATTAACTCCATTGATAGAGAATACCATGCTATAGGAATAATAGAGAACTaggattttattaatataataattgaaTGAATACAATGAAAGGTATTTATAAACAAATACATAAGGTATTTAACAACAATTCATTGAAAACTACAAAGAGTCAAGCAGTTGCTTGCGGTGGAAGTTACTTGTGCTGGAAGTTAGTGCCGAGCTAGCTAGGAATATGATTTTCGGGTAGAACTTTCTTTAGGAATATCTCCAACATATATATACAAGGTAAATGGACAAGCAAAATCACTTCATTTTTTCACAATAGGATCATATATAACTGCCCGAAAAAAGAAAGAAAGGTACATATAGATGTATATGTATACTGTACCCTGTGAACTAGGAAGCAAAGACTACGTGGAGATGCTTTTGTTGGATTCCTTTTTCATATTTGAGCTCTTCTTAAGGTGTGGAAATGAGGTTTCTCTTAAATACACAGATGATTCTTTGCTTAACAACCCAATGTTTAGGCATAGAATTTGGATTGACTTCTTGTTGTTTGAGAATCAACTTCCATACTCTCTTATCGATACATTATATCGACTAGCTGGTGCCACATCACCGACAACTTTGTATAATTTTTACTCTTCATATTACTAGAGCTTACTTCCTCCAATGTATGAGGACCATGAAACCAGAGATAATTTTTAAGTTTCATT
Protein-coding regions in this window:
- the LOC139881854 gene encoding pyruvate kinase isozyme G, chloroplastic-like; this translates as MAATINHIGSTLKSDTAKLTSDFTSSAATKRCSLVPKRRNGSSVVVVRSMRISPGERSQNKGGRRRDVFQNGSFNATDSNTSIQLEDVNYQSEQAKIKPNTERKTKIVCTIGPSTSTREMIWKLAEEGMDVARLNMSHGDHASHKKTIDLVKEYNAQFDDKVIAVMLDTKGPEVRSGDVPQPIMLKEGQEFNFTINRGVSTEDTVSVNYDDFVNDVADGDILLVDGGMMSLAVKSKTKDTVNCEVVDGGELKSRRHLNVRGKSATLPSITDKDWEDIKFGVDNQVDFYAVSFVKDAKVVHELKDYLKSCNSDIHVTVKIESADSIPNLQSIIAACDGAMVARGDLGAELPIEDVPLLQEEIIRTCRRMKKPVIVATNMLESMINHPTPTRAEVSDIAIAVREGADAVMLSGETAHGKYPLKAVRVMHSVALRTEASLPVSSTLPLDIDEYKSDMGEMFAYHATTMANTLNTPIIVFTRTGSMAIQLSHYRPSSTIFAFTNEERIKQRLALYQGVSPIYMPFSDDAEETFSRALKLLLEKNQVKEGEFVTIVQSGAQPIWRQESTHHIQVRKVQG